Genomic DNA from Thermodesulfobacteriota bacterium:
CAAGGATTTAAAAGATCACCTAGTCTGGCAACAGCCTAAAACTTCAGAGCATCAAATTCTTGCACTAGACAAACTGGAGAAATTCGCCCTTGAAGAGGCTCTGCGTGAATCTAAAGGTAATAAGTCTCGAGCTGCAGAAATGCTTGGTATCTCAAGAGATACACTGTATAGAAAACTTAAGTTCTATGAAATAAATTAATAGCACTTTCTTTATTGGATATATATAAAATAGTAATTATTGATTTACAGAATGTGAATGATGACTATGATGACTCTTACTTGGTACCAGGTGAAGCGTAATATTTGCAAGACCTACCACAATTAGCAATATCCCGGCTGCAATAGCTAACCTTCTTGGAGCCCTGCTTAATGACTTTTTGTATATATAAGGGAATGTGGATAGGGCAGGCAATGTTCCAAGCCAAAATATAAAAAGTACAACAGCGCTATAAAACGGATTTTTAGTCGCTACTGCTCCAATTACAAATATGTAAACCCAACCACAGGGTAGAAAACCATTAACTATCCCTATTGTCAGGGATTTGACTGCCTTACTTTGCGACAAGGACCATTTAGCGGGTTTTGTAACTAGATATGAGATTGTTTTCACAGGTAGAAACTCTAGAGGTTTCTTCATTATCAGCTTATATCCGGTGTATATGAAGAAAACAGAAATTAAAATTATAGATATAGTTGAGACAATAGGAAAATTATTCGATAAAAATGTTTCCCCGAGAAACCCTGCAAGTATTCCCAGAGTTAAATAGCTTATAAGCCTCCCCATATGGTAAAGAGTCATATACCCACTTGAGTTATTAACTGTTATAGCAATCGGCCCGCACATTGTGATGCAGTGCGTGCTGCCCAATATGCTCGCAACAAAAACAGCTATTGGTATAGAAAGGAACGACCAATGTCTTATAAGTTCCTCAAATTGACTTAGGTCCGACAAGTTTCACGTTCTCCTTTAATATTAGTTCATTGTTATTAATATCGATGAATTCAAGCTCTATATTCCTTGAGCCTTTATCTTCCATAGTGGATCTTGGGAATTTGATAAAAATATGCATTGTAGAGTCCATACCTCCTTCCAGGTTTACCATGTCTGTTTGTGAGACTAGTTGGACATTTTGTTCTTTCCATAGTTTAGGGAGTTGCATTTTAAGGTTTAACACATCAAAAGTTTGGTTTTTTAAATGTACTTTGAAATGATTAATTATTTCCTCTCCATTATCCTTAGTCTGGACAACTTGGAATGGACTATCTTTTCCTCTAAGTACAGTAACAAGTATGTCTTCTCTATTTGAGATAGAAAAAATTAGAGCTGAGATTACTAAAACTATTAATACAGAATAAATAGCAACCCTTGGCTTAAGAAATTTC
This window encodes:
- a CDS encoding sulfite exporter TauE/SafE family protein: MSDLSQFEELIRHWSFLSIPIAVFVASILGSTHCITMCGPIAITVNNSSGYMTLYHMGRLISYLTLGILAGFLGETFLSNNFPIVSTISIILISVFFIYTGYKLIMKKPLEFLPVKTISYLVTKPAKWSLSQSKAVKSLTIGIVNGFLPCGWVYIFVIGAVATKNPFYSAVVLFIFWLGTLPALSTFPYIYKKSLSRAPRRLAIAAGILLIVVGLANITLHLVPSKSHHSHHSHSVNQ